From Pelotomaculum schinkii, one genomic window encodes:
- the pyrE gene encoding orotate phosphoribosyltransferase: protein MLSQNEVVKIFQDSGALLSGHFRLTSGRHGDRYFQCALVLQHPNYTETLCRELAERFQGEGVSAVIGPAMGGIIVSYETARALGVRSLFTERENGMMKLRRGFSIEPGEKVLVVEDVVTTGGSVREVIEVVRGLGGEVVGAGVLVDRSNGTVDLGVRTEALLTMEVVSYEPEECPLCRQGIPAIKPGSRT from the coding sequence ATGTTATCACAAAATGAGGTTGTTAAAATCTTTCAAGATTCCGGGGCTTTGCTGTCCGGCCATTTTCGCCTGACTTCGGGCCGGCACGGGGACCGGTACTTTCAGTGCGCCCTGGTTTTGCAGCATCCCAATTATACGGAAACACTCTGCCGTGAGTTGGCGGAACGGTTTCAGGGGGAAGGGGTGTCGGCAGTTATCGGTCCGGCCATGGGCGGCATTATCGTTTCGTATGAAACGGCACGGGCGCTGGGTGTGCGCAGCCTGTTTACAGAGAGAGAAAACGGCATGATGAAACTCAGGCGGGGCTTTTCTATTGAACCGGGGGAAAAAGTCCTGGTCGTTGAGGACGTGGTTACGACAGGCGGCTCGGTACGGGAGGTCATTGAAGTTGTGCGCGGTCTGGGCGGCGAGGTCGTGGGCGCGGGGGTGCTGGTTGACCGCAGCAACGGCACGGTGGACCTGGGGGTCAGGACGGAAGCGCTCCTGACCATGGAGGTAGTATCTTACGAGCCAGAGGAATGCCCGCTCTGCCGGCAGGGCATTCCGGCAATCAAGCCGGGCAGCAGAACTTAA
- a CDS encoding diguanylate cyclase, with protein sequence MHMEDWVRDANVAVTICDPEGIILDMNEKSCQVFAKDGGKLLIGANLLECHPKGARKKLAAMLKDQTVNCYTTEKNGVKKLVYQTPWYRDGQYMGFVEMLIEIPFEIPNYLR encoded by the coding sequence ATGCATATGGAAGATTGGGTTAGAGATGCCAATGTTGCAGTTACCATTTGCGATCCCGAAGGAATAATTTTGGATATGAACGAAAAATCCTGCCAGGTTTTTGCAAAAGACGGGGGTAAGCTGTTGATAGGCGCCAACCTGCTGGAGTGTCATCCGAAGGGCGCTCGAAAAAAACTGGCAGCGATGCTCAAAGATCAGACTGTAAACTGTTACACGACCGAAAAGAACGGTGTCAAGAAGCTTGTGTACCAGACTCCGTGGTACAGAGACGGTCAGTATATGGGATTTGTTGAAATGTTAATTGAAATACCTTTTGAGATCCCTAATTATCTGAGATAG
- a CDS encoding RidA family protein, protein MYEAKLESMGLRLPPVPKPVAAYVPAVMVGKYIYTSGQLPLVDGKLAYKGKMGCELTEDQGYTAAKICAVNCLSAVREMTGSLDHVERIVKVTGFVNSAAGFVNQPKVINGASELLGEIFGEAGRHARSAVGVSELPLGAAVEVEIVVKIK, encoded by the coding sequence ATGTATGAAGCAAAGCTGGAAAGTATGGGTTTGAGACTGCCCCCGGTCCCCAAACCTGTAGCGGCCTATGTACCGGCGGTTATGGTCGGCAAGTATATCTACACTTCGGGCCAACTCCCCCTGGTGGATGGGAAGCTTGCGTACAAGGGCAAAATGGGGTGTGAACTGACGGAAGACCAGGGCTATACAGCGGCAAAAATCTGTGCCGTCAACTGTTTAAGCGCGGTCAGGGAGATGACAGGCAGCCTTGATCATGTGGAAAGGATTGTCAAAGTAACCGGTTTCGTCAACAGCGCAGCGGGTTTTGTCAACCAGCCCAAGGTGATCAACGGGGCTTCAGAGTTACTCGGTGAAATTTTCGGAGAGGCGGGACGGCATGCCAGGTCCGCCGTCGGGGTAAGTGAACTGCCGCTGGGAGCTGCCGTGGAAGTTGAAATAGTTGTAAAAATTAAATAA
- the dapF gene encoding diaminopimelate epimerase, whose product MRFTKVQGLGNDFVLVNGFEQELDLDRFPELAVKICDRHFGVGADGLVPLLPSRTADVNMRIYNSDGSEAEMCGNVIRCAAKYLFEHDLVKKKKIRVETLAGIRIPELIIENGQVTLVRVDMGEPRLERADIPMLGAPGRVVDEELEIDGTAYRITAVSMGNPHCIIFVPDVEAVSPSRLGPRFETHPAFPRKTNVEFVQVLNRSEVNMKVWERGAGITMACGTGACATGVASALNGYTGRLVTVHLSTGALLIEWAGDNHVYMTGPAEEVFSGVYPF is encoded by the coding sequence TTGCGATTTACTAAAGTGCAGGGTCTGGGCAACGATTTCGTTTTGGTCAACGGTTTTGAACAGGAGCTGGATTTAGACCGTTTTCCAGAACTGGCCGTCAAAATTTGCGATCGTCATTTCGGAGTCGGCGCAGACGGTTTAGTGCCGCTGCTCCCCTCGCGTACAGCCGATGTTAACATGCGCATCTATAATTCCGACGGCAGTGAGGCCGAGATGTGCGGCAATGTCATCCGCTGTGCAGCCAAATACCTGTTTGAGCACGACCTGGTTAAAAAGAAAAAAATACGGGTGGAAACCCTGGCCGGCATTCGCATTCCAGAGTTGATCATAGAGAACGGCCAAGTAACGCTGGTCAGGGTGGATATGGGTGAACCGCGCCTTGAGCGGGCAGATATCCCCATGTTGGGGGCTCCCGGCCGGGTTGTTGATGAGGAATTGGAGATCGATGGGACAGCTTACCGGATTACAGCGGTTTCCATGGGGAATCCCCACTGCATTATCTTTGTCCCTGACGTTGAGGCAGTTTCTCCGTCCCGGTTGGGTCCCCGTTTTGAGACTCACCCAGCCTTTCCCCGCAAGACCAACGTGGAGTTTGTACAGGTATTGAACCGTTCCGAAGTGAATATGAAGGTGTGGGAAAGAGGGGCTGGCATAACCATGGCCTGCGGCACCGGCGCTTGCGCGACCGGTGTAGCCAGCGCTTTAAACGGGTACACCGGCCGGCTGGTTACGGTCCATTTAAGTACGGGCGCCCTTTTAATCGAGTGGGCAGGTGATAACCATGTCTACATGACCGGACCGGCCGAAGAGGTGTTCAGCGGGGTATATCCCTTCTAA
- a CDS encoding dihydroorotate dehydrogenase, whose translation MISDSDNASISKPDLSVNVGGIRMKNPVTTASGTFGFGPEYAPYIDLNRLGAIVVKGTTLEPRAGNPTPRLVETPAGVLNSIGLQNPGVEHFIDEALPYLAGFDVPVIVNISGDTLEDYAGLAARLSRAGGVAGLEVNISCPNVKKGGMQFGGDPAMAAEVTRAVKENSELPVVVKLSPNVTSIAAVAEKVAEAGADAISLINTLLGMSVDIKTRRPILGNTMGGLSGPAVRPVAVRMVWQVYQAVKLPIIGMGGIATAADALEFILAGATAVAIGTANFVNPRATIDVLEGIEKYLSENGVGDIKELIGAAHG comes from the coding sequence ATGATTTCAGACAGTGACAATGCTTCAATATCCAAGCCTGACCTTTCCGTCAACGTCGGCGGCATCAGGATGAAAAACCCGGTGACCACAGCCTCGGGGACCTTTGGGTTTGGGCCGGAATACGCTCCTTATATCGATTTAAACCGGCTTGGCGCTATAGTGGTAAAAGGGACAACCCTGGAGCCGCGCGCCGGGAACCCGACCCCCAGGTTGGTGGAGACGCCTGCCGGGGTGCTCAACTCAATCGGCCTGCAGAATCCCGGTGTTGAGCATTTTATCGACGAGGCTTTGCCCTACCTGGCCGGCTTCGACGTCCCGGTCATTGTTAATATTTCCGGTGACACATTGGAGGATTACGCCGGGCTCGCTGCCAGGCTCAGCCGGGCTGGTGGTGTGGCCGGGCTGGAGGTTAATATATCCTGTCCCAATGTCAAAAAGGGCGGCATGCAGTTCGGCGGCGACCCGGCCATGGCGGCTGAGGTAACCCGGGCGGTCAAAGAGAACAGTGAGCTGCCTGTGGTAGTCAAGCTATCTCCCAATGTCACCAGTATCGCGGCTGTTGCTGAAAAAGTGGCGGAAGCCGGAGCGGACGCTATTTCCTTGATTAATACCCTGCTGGGTATGTCTGTTGATATCAAAACCAGGCGTCCCATACTTGGCAACACTATGGGAGGGCTTTCTGGTCCCGCCGTCAGGCCTGTTGCGGTGCGCATGGTCTGGCAGGTCTACCAGGCTGTAAAACTGCCCATTATCGGCATGGGCGGCATTGCAACCGCTGCAGACGCGTTGGAATTTATATTAGCCGGAGCCACCGCCGTAGCCATAGGCACCGCCAACTTCGTCAACCCTCGCGCCACTATCGATGTGCTGGAGGGTATTGAAAAATACTTAAGCGAAAATGGTGTCGGCGATATCAAAGAACTTATCGGGGCTGCGCACGGTTAA
- a CDS encoding accessory gene regulator ArgB-like protein: MGISQRIASYMGDALNLDSDNREVVAYSLELIFHTSVTLLLVLLIAWLIGPLREAVILIIVMFLFKNFAGGAHCSSATRCTILSMLLIPSFAELSFIAGQYFTLYVLIILTVLSVLFSYTIVYKLAPVNLPIVSERHIQNRRYFSFLLLVLITIAQVILIILISDRTASFIIAIDISIFWQSFMLTKPGHALVGYYDRLLLYFTDKGGDKNETY; encoded by the coding sequence ATGGGTATTAGCCAGCGTATCGCATCCTATATGGGTGATGCACTCAACCTCGACAGTGATAACCGGGAAGTTGTGGCTTACAGTCTAGAATTAATATTTCATACATCCGTAACATTACTTTTGGTGTTGCTAATAGCATGGCTTATAGGACCACTTAGAGAAGCTGTCATTTTAATAATAGTTATGTTTCTTTTTAAGAATTTTGCCGGTGGCGCCCACTGCAGCTCTGCAACTAGATGTACGATATTAAGCATGTTGTTAATACCTTCTTTTGCCGAGCTTTCATTCATTGCCGGCCAATACTTTACATTATATGTTTTAATAATCCTTACAGTCCTTAGTGTTTTATTTTCTTATACTATAGTTTACAAGTTGGCTCCAGTTAATTTGCCAATTGTTTCGGAGCGGCACATTCAAAACCGGCGGTATTTTTCTTTTCTGTTGCTTGTGTTGATAACAATAGCGCAAGTCATCTTAATTATCCTTATTTCTGATAGAACTGCTTCATTTATTATCGCAATTGATATAAGTATATTCTGGCAGTCTTTTATGCTAACAAAACCAGGACATGCTCTTGTAGGTTATTATGATAGGTTATTGCTTTATTTTACTGATAAAGGAGGTGATAAGAATGAAACATATTAA
- a CDS encoding bifunctional diguanylate cyclase/phosphohydrolase — protein sequence MKRWEEIRKESISEHILVAHVISVLIFFMAFLTMTNVPLDGGLYKLILISLMGAFIGLAVFYYIVNRIVSGVLLASNPNLTDSFLLLFSYITAVSILFLTGKADSIVKIIFIIPVIIASTSLGKTAGLITAGFSGAILFYFDFKAGFEPGPSVKFQADIINSMVLFTLAWLFGGFADTERVARENLTLLANTDDLTGMSNHRHFQEVLRESVESAEKNNKSLSLIKLDIDYFKFYNKNYGYQQGDEVLIQVAGIINSVVKWRPCFAARYGSDEFTVIVPDTNSEGLKIAERIRKKIETHSFPGAEVLPNGRITVSLGVAGFPEQGSTPEGLLRLADEAMYKAKYSRNRVQLYFSVIDDLRDSFNGAERDFFHSIKTLLTIINAKDRYTFGHSERVVYYSLKLAEKLNFTTEEMLILRYGAILHDIGKLEISRDILNSTEALKPSDLAILQKHPEWGGDIVRPISSLKKVIPTIIHHHENYDGTGYPEGLAGEGIPLQARILRITDSFDAMTTDRPYKKAKNFVEACAELKSCSGSLFDPGLVDVFLKLIAEIKNEHPDFNYLSSTQAGFTYT from the coding sequence ATGAAAAGATGGGAAGAAATAAGAAAAGAAAGCATCTCTGAACACATCCTGGTAGCACATGTTATAAGCGTGCTTATTTTTTTCATGGCCTTTCTTACTATGACTAATGTTCCTTTGGATGGTGGTCTCTATAAATTAATACTTATTTCATTAATGGGAGCTTTCATTGGACTGGCGGTCTTTTATTATATCGTGAATAGGATTGTTTCGGGTGTATTGCTGGCAAGTAATCCCAACCTAACTGATTCATTTTTACTTTTGTTTTCTTATATAACCGCTGTCAGTATTTTGTTTTTGACCGGAAAAGCTGACAGTATCGTTAAAATTATCTTTATTATACCGGTTATCATTGCCTCGACAAGCCTTGGTAAAACCGCCGGGCTTATAACTGCGGGTTTTTCCGGTGCAATCCTGTTTTATTTTGATTTTAAAGCCGGTTTTGAACCCGGCCCAAGTGTCAAGTTTCAGGCGGATATCATCAACAGTATGGTTTTATTTACGCTGGCCTGGCTGTTTGGGGGTTTTGCCGATACCGAAAGGGTGGCCAGGGAAAACCTGACCCTCTTAGCCAACACCGATGACCTGACCGGTATGTCAAACCACCGGCACTTTCAGGAAGTCCTGCGTGAGAGCGTTGAGTCGGCGGAAAAAAACAACAAGTCTCTCTCATTAATTAAGCTGGATATCGATTACTTTAAGTTCTATAATAAAAACTACGGCTATCAGCAAGGGGACGAAGTGCTCATACAGGTCGCTGGTATTATTAATAGTGTGGTGAAATGGCGGCCATGCTTTGCGGCACGCTACGGTAGTGACGAATTCACTGTAATAGTGCCGGACACAAATAGTGAGGGACTGAAAATAGCAGAGAGAATTCGTAAAAAAATAGAAACACATTCCTTTCCGGGAGCGGAAGTCCTGCCCAATGGGAGAATTACGGTTTCTCTCGGTGTGGCCGGCTTTCCGGAGCAAGGCAGTACCCCCGAGGGGCTTCTCCGCCTGGCCGATGAAGCAATGTATAAGGCCAAGTACAGCAGGAACAGAGTACAGTTGTACTTTTCAGTAATAGATGACCTTCGTGATAGTTTTAATGGCGCTGAAAGAGATTTTTTTCATTCCATCAAAACCTTACTGACGATAATCAACGCTAAGGACAGGTACACCTTCGGCCATTCCGAAAGGGTGGTGTATTATTCCCTTAAACTGGCGGAGAAACTGAATTTCACCACCGAAGAAATGCTTATACTGAGATATGGCGCTATCCTGCATGATATCGGCAAACTCGAAATTAGCCGCGATATATTGAATAGTACAGAGGCCTTAAAACCTTCAGATTTGGCAATTCTACAAAAGCATCCGGAATGGGGCGGCGATATAGTACGGCCAATAAGTTCCTTGAAAAAAGTAATCCCCACTATAATTCACCATCATGAAAATTACGATGGAACGGGTTACCCGGAAGGACTAGCCGGAGAGGGGATACCTCTGCAGGCAAGAATCCTCCGGATAACCGACAGCTTTGATGCCATGACTACAGACAGGCCGTATAAAAAAGCAAAAAATTTCGTTGAAGCATGCGCGGAGTTAAAGAGCTGCAGCGGCTCTTTATTTGATCCAGGATTAGTTGATGTGTTTTTAAAATTGATTGCTGAAATAAAAAATGAACACCCGGACTTTAATTACTTGAGCTCAACGCAAGCCGGGTTTACATACACTTAG
- a CDS encoding AgrD family cyclic lactone autoinducer peptide: MIGYCFILLIKEVIRMKHIKNAVLFSLFTLLVSFASSGVIGPMCANMWYQPKVPSSLLK; encoded by the coding sequence ATGATAGGTTATTGCTTTATTTTACTGATAAAGGAGGTGATAAGAATGAAACATATTAAAAACGCCGTTCTTTTTAGTTTATTTACACTTCTTGTATCATTTGCTAGTAGCGGTGTAATAGGACCAATGTGTGCTAACATGTGGTATCAACCCAAGGTTCCGTCTTCTTTACTAAAATAA
- the pyrF gene encoding orotidine-5'-phosphate decarboxylase, translating to MHSFKNPLIIALDVDNVEEALKLAEKIGPYAGGFKVGMQLYYSAGQEVLLRLREKELPVFVDLKLHDIPNTVAGATRALTRQGAAILNVHAAGGKAMMRAAVEAARDETEKAGTVRPLVVAVTVLTSFDQESFKQEMGHSGTIQDRVVAWALMAREAGLDGVVASPLEIAAIRKACGPDFTIITPGIRPAGTAINDQKRTLTPGEALKQGADYLVVGRPVTAAHDQLEAVKAILTEIHSM from the coding sequence ATGCACAGTTTTAAAAACCCGCTAATTATTGCCCTTGACGTTGACAATGTCGAGGAAGCGCTAAAGCTCGCTGAAAAAATTGGACCTTATGCCGGTGGGTTTAAGGTTGGCATGCAGCTTTATTACAGTGCCGGACAAGAGGTCCTGCTCCGGCTGAGGGAGAAAGAATTACCCGTGTTTGTCGACCTGAAACTGCATGACATCCCCAACACTGTGGCCGGGGCGACCCGGGCTCTCACCAGGCAGGGAGCTGCAATTTTGAATGTACACGCTGCAGGAGGCAAAGCGATGATGCGGGCAGCGGTTGAGGCTGCACGCGATGAGACTGAAAAAGCCGGTACAGTTCGCCCTCTTGTAGTGGCAGTTACGGTCTTGACCAGCTTTGACCAGGAATCATTCAAACAAGAGATGGGTCATTCCGGTACAATTCAGGACCGCGTCGTTGCCTGGGCTTTGATGGCGCGGGAGGCCGGCCTGGATGGGGTGGTAGCTTCACCACTGGAGATAGCTGCGATCAGGAAAGCCTGCGGACCGGACTTCACCATCATCACGCCCGGTATACGTCCGGCAGGAACGGCGATTAATGACCAGAAGAGGACCCTGACACCCGGGGAGGCTCTGAAGCAAGGGGCTGACTACCTGGTTGTCGGAAGACCGGTCACTGCGGCTCATGACCAGCTAGAGGCTGTAAAAGCCATACTAACTGAAATTCATAGCATGTAA
- a CDS encoding Rqc2 family fibronectin-binding protein, whose product MPFDGLVLAAVRQELEVRFLGARIEKIYQPERDELALILHQPGLRQRLLLSAHARDARVHLTATAKENPVSAPLFCMVLRKHLEGGRILAFEQPGLERVLIIKIESRDELGRLSEKHLVCEIMGKHSNIILLDPDSRIILDGIRRYSHSVSRYREVLPGRDYLPPPAQGKLNPLALDEDGFRQICLDAPLETTLPNLLQKRLEGLSPVTCREIVHRANLPLDLPLDQCGDYDLRALWTALCTIIIPARKGEFEPCLLTGKKREPLDFAAIDLSHTGKNSKYNGMNALLDFFFTARSHQQKFSLQKNVVTGLLNKEITRLAKKVSIYNESMDDTAGADRLRLYGELLTANLYRLDKGIAEARLENYYDPSCPLVTVPLDPQLTPLENCRVYFKKYVKAKHTRAAVESRLALAREELSYLEGVKTTVEQAGSQAELDEIRQELTEQGYLKMPVPRPGTKKNKKERLIPKPHSFRSSDGFTVFVGKNNKQNDYLTLKMAVQDDLWLHTKDIHGAHVIIRAEGREIPARTLEEAAGLAAFFSKGRSSTKVAVDYTLVKHVHKPKGARPGMVIYEHQKTIMAAPDEDKVEMLRAPEPDQSQA is encoded by the coding sequence ATGCCTTTTGACGGCCTGGTCCTGGCTGCCGTGCGCCAAGAACTTGAGGTAAGATTTTTAGGTGCCCGCATAGAAAAAATCTACCAGCCGGAGAGGGATGAACTTGCTCTTATCCTGCACCAGCCCGGCCTGCGGCAGCGGCTGCTCCTCTCGGCCCATGCCCGGGACGCGCGGGTCCACCTGACGGCAACCGCAAAAGAAAATCCCGTCAGCGCTCCCCTATTCTGCATGGTGCTGCGCAAACACCTGGAAGGCGGGCGAATTCTTGCATTTGAACAGCCTGGACTGGAGCGGGTACTGATTATTAAGATTGAATCCCGCGATGAACTGGGACGTTTATCTGAAAAACACCTGGTCTGCGAGATTATGGGCAAACACAGCAACATTATCCTTTTAGACCCGGACTCAAGAATTATCCTTGACGGGATCAGGCGCTACTCGCACTCGGTCAGCCGTTACCGGGAAGTACTGCCGGGCCGGGATTACCTCCCTCCGCCTGCCCAGGGCAAGCTCAATCCCCTGGCGCTGGACGAGGATGGATTCCGCCAGATTTGTCTTGACGCGCCGCTGGAAACCACCCTGCCAAACTTGCTGCAGAAACGTCTGGAAGGCTTAAGCCCTGTCACCTGCCGGGAAATTGTGCACCGGGCCAACCTGCCCCTCGACTTGCCTTTGGACCAGTGCGGTGATTATGACCTGAGAGCCCTGTGGACAGCGCTTTGCACAATAATCATCCCCGCCAGAAAGGGAGAATTTGAACCTTGCCTGCTTACCGGCAAGAAAAGGGAACCCCTGGACTTCGCGGCAATCGACCTCAGCCACACAGGTAAGAATAGCAAGTACAACGGCATGAATGCGCTGCTGGACTTTTTTTTCACCGCCCGCAGCCACCAGCAAAAATTCAGCCTTCAGAAAAACGTTGTTACCGGCTTGCTGAACAAAGAGATTACCCGGCTGGCCAAAAAGGTGTCTATATATAACGAGAGTATGGATGATACAGCAGGGGCTGATCGGCTCAGGCTATACGGTGAACTGCTGACGGCCAACCTTTACCGCCTGGATAAAGGGATTGCGGAAGCTCGCCTGGAAAATTATTACGATCCCTCCTGCCCCCTCGTAACCGTACCCCTCGACCCGCAGTTAACGCCTTTGGAAAATTGCCGGGTTTATTTCAAAAAATATGTTAAAGCAAAGCATACCCGTGCTGCGGTAGAGTCGAGGCTGGCCTTGGCCCGGGAAGAGCTCAGCTACCTGGAAGGGGTTAAAACAACCGTGGAGCAGGCCGGCAGCCAGGCCGAACTGGATGAAATCAGGCAGGAACTAACCGAGCAGGGTTACCTGAAAATGCCCGTCCCACGACCGGGCACAAAGAAAAACAAGAAGGAGCGGCTTATACCCAAGCCTCACTCCTTCCGCTCTTCCGATGGCTTTACAGTTTTCGTGGGTAAAAACAACAAGCAGAACGACTACCTGACTTTGAAAATGGCCGTCCAGGACGATCTTTGGCTGCATACCAAGGATATCCACGGAGCGCACGTGATTATCCGTGCGGAAGGGAGGGAAATCCCTGCCAGGACGCTGGAGGAGGCCGCCGGGTTGGCCGCCTTCTTCAGTAAAGGACGCTCTTCGACAAAGGTGGCGGTAGACTACACCTTGGTCAAGCATGTACACAAGCCCAAGGGAGCAAGGCCCGGCATGGTCATCTACGAACACCAAAAGACCATAATGGCGGCGCCCGATGAGGATAAAGTTGAAATGCTAAGAGCCCCGGAGCCGGACCAAAGTCAAGCCTAA
- a CDS encoding metallophosphoesterase, with translation MKTQLMLFLAAFIMIFAGLNYYIGIRGWQAFGRLIPAGYGVVYWIVFSFLAFSYLIGRFAAQFMPDSLSAGLTVVGSYWLAAMNFFVLALILVDLLRLADRWLHFLPHGLKQFPAVTGLVVVVAVLGIVLYGSWNARNPQLTSYDLTIDKQAGSLQSLHMVVVSDIHLGNIVHNGRLMAMINRVNSLDPDIVLLPGDIIDENIGPFVEQKMSESFLKLKSRYGVYAVFGNHEYIGGHAEEACHYLSEAGVTVLRDDCLKVAGSFYIAGRDYSSRERFGGSGRKELSAVMAGVDRSFPVILLDHQPSHLEEARLQGVDLQLSGHTHRGQLFPFNLITKRIFETDWGYLRKGDFQIVVSSGFGTWGPPIRIGNHPEIVDITIHFTGEGK, from the coding sequence ATGAAAACACAACTAATGCTGTTCCTGGCCGCATTTATCATGATTTTTGCGGGTCTAAACTACTATATCGGTATCCGCGGCTGGCAGGCTTTCGGCAGGCTGATACCCGCCGGGTATGGTGTGGTTTACTGGATTGTTTTTTCTTTCCTGGCCTTTTCTTATCTGATCGGCCGGTTTGCGGCTCAATTCATGCCGGACTCGCTAAGCGCGGGCTTGACGGTGGTAGGCTCATACTGGCTGGCTGCCATGAATTTTTTTGTACTGGCATTAATCCTGGTCGACCTGTTACGTCTGGCAGACCGCTGGCTGCATTTTTTACCGCACGGCCTGAAGCAGTTTCCGGCTGTAACAGGCCTTGTTGTAGTCGTGGCGGTGTTGGGGATTGTTCTGTACGGCTCCTGGAATGCAAGGAACCCGCAGCTCACCAGTTATGATCTTACCATTGATAAACAGGCCGGCAGTCTGCAGTCGCTTCATATGGTAGTGGTGTCGGATATCCATCTTGGTAATATTGTCCACAATGGCAGGCTTATGGCCATGATCAACAGGGTAAACAGCCTTGACCCCGACATAGTGTTGTTGCCGGGAGACATTATTGATGAAAATATAGGACCCTTTGTAGAGCAAAAGATGTCGGAAAGCTTCTTAAAGCTAAAGTCCAGGTACGGGGTCTACGCTGTCTTCGGCAACCACGAATACATCGGGGGGCATGCGGAAGAGGCCTGCCATTATCTTTCGGAGGCTGGGGTTACGGTGTTGCGCGATGACTGTCTTAAAGTTGCGGGCAGCTTTTATATCGCCGGACGCGACTACAGCTCGAGAGAACGTTTCGGAGGGTCCGGCCGCAAAGAGCTGTCAGCAGTGATGGCTGGCGTTGACCGCTCCTTTCCGGTGATTTTGCTGGACCACCAGCCTAGCCATCTGGAAGAAGCCCGGCTGCAGGGCGTAGACCTGCAGCTATCCGGACATACTCACAGGGGGCAGTTGTTTCCGTTTAACCTGATCACCAAGAGGATTTTTGAAACCGACTGGGGGTACCTCCGTAAGGGGGATTTCCAAATTGTCGTGTCGTCTGGGTTCGGGACCTGGGGTCCGCCGATCCGGATTGGGAACCATCCGGAGATTGTTGATATTACGATTCACTTCACTGGCGAGGGGAAATAG
- a CDS encoding dihydroorotate dehydrogenase electron transfer subunit: MSLVTDAKVIQNKQVIPGYYRMDLAAPSVTERARPGQFLHVRCGSTHDPLLRRPISINAVDRRTGEVSLLYRVAGRGTSLLAGHRSGDMVSIVGPLGRGFTIPEGNEKVIVVSGGIGIAPLYFFLQELAGLGIKATVFQGAATSQQVLLGNEIKELGHSVFIATDDGTRDFHGSVTTLFENYLQNSDFAPGPGAGENLIMNKSYACGPHGMLRKLSEITARWGIPCEVSLEERMGCGVGACLSCACKVKTGDGGSVYHRVCVEGPVFQSGEVSWE; the protein is encoded by the coding sequence TTGTCTCTTGTCACTGACGCAAAGGTTATTCAAAACAAACAAGTCATCCCGGGGTATTACCGGATGGATTTGGCAGCTCCATCCGTGACGGAACGGGCCAGGCCGGGGCAGTTTCTGCACGTGCGCTGCGGCAGTACGCATGACCCCCTCCTGCGCCGGCCAATAAGTATAAACGCGGTGGACAGGCGTACCGGCGAGGTGTCTCTGCTCTACCGGGTCGCCGGCAGGGGAACATCTCTTCTGGCCGGGCACAGATCCGGCGATATGGTCAGCATCGTTGGTCCCCTGGGGCGCGGCTTTACAATACCTGAGGGGAATGAAAAAGTTATCGTAGTGTCCGGAGGCATTGGAATTGCGCCACTTTACTTCTTTTTGCAGGAGCTTGCCGGCCTGGGCATCAAAGCCACTGTCTTTCAGGGCGCCGCTACCTCCCAACAGGTCCTTTTGGGAAACGAGATTAAGGAGCTTGGCCACAGCGTATTTATAGCGACTGATGATGGTACCAGGGACTTCCACGGGAGTGTAACTACACTTTTTGAAAACTATCTGCAAAATAGTGACTTTGCTCCCGGCCCTGGAGCAGGTGAGAATTTAATTATGAATAAAAGTTATGCCTGCGGGCCACACGGCATGCTGAGAAAGCTAAGTGAGATTACGGCACGGTGGGGGATACCGTGTGAAGTATCCCTGGAGGAACGGATGGGTTGTGGCGTGGGCGCCTGCCTGTCCTGCGCCTGTAAAGTAAAGACCGGGGATGGCGGGTCCGTATACCACCGGGTCTGTGTGGAAGGCCCTGTCTTTCAATCAGGGGAGGTGAGCTGGGAATGA